The genomic interval ATGCGATCGGCCAATACGGCGCGATACGCGCCCCGGCCGCGGGAATCCGCAAGCGTCGCTCCTCCCCAGAGCCGCACGAATCCGTCGATCACGGTGCATCCGCCGGTGCTGACGGCGACGCCGTCGACCTGGGCGAGGATTCGCCCGCCTTCGCCGGATGCCAGTGCGGCCTCGACCTCGGCAAGCTCGTCGGCGAGGCCCCGCTCGGTCAGCGGATCCTGGTGCTCCCACACCGCGACGTTGATGGCGTCGAGCTCACGGATCTGATCGAGAGTGCTCACCACTTCGGATGTCACATCCGTCGGCACGTCGATCGGCGTGCCGACGATCGGGCGGGCGAGCACGGCGAGCGTGTCGAAGTGCTCGGCACCGCGCCGTCGCAGCTCGTCTTCGAGATCCGGCCGGTCGGACGCGTTCGTCCAGAACATCAGCTCGGTCTCACCCCACGCCCGCGTGCGTGCGATGGCGTCCTCGAGCACAGCCTCAGCGTCGAGGTCGGAGTCGACCTGCGAGGCCTTCACGCCACCGCCGAAGCGAGCGGGATAGCGGACAAGCTGCAGTTCGCCCTTGTGCTGCTCGCTGCCACGGGGGAACCACACCCACGCGGCGGAAGCCCGCATGACGTCATCAAGGCTGTGCATGCTAGCAATTTAGCATTCGCCGAGCTCAGTGCACTCCGACGGGCTCAGTGCACTCCGGCGAGCACCTCACTGTCACGATCCGCTCCGACCAGGTGCGCGAACGCGCTCAGCCTTGCCACGCCCTCGGCAGTCCAGGGCAGATCATCGAGCAGCGCAGGTGAATGCACCAGGTACGCCACGCTCATCGCCCGCGAGATCGCCACGTTCAGACGGTTCTGCAGCAGCAGAAACTCCGGGCCGCGGGGCGCGTCGCGCCCGCTGGAGGCTGCCAGCGACGTGATCGAGACGACCGCCTCCTTGCCCTGGAAGTTGTCCACCGTGCCGACCGCCACTCCCCCGTACCCGGCGGCCATCAGCTGCTCATGGATGAGCTGCTTCTGGGCGTTGTACGGCGCGACGACGATGATGTCCGCCTGTTCGAGCGGCCTCGGCGCAGCATCCTCCATCCCGTCGACGTATTCGCGGCCGATCAGATCGCGCACGATGCGCACGACCTCCTCCGCTTCTTCCGGCGACTGGGTCGCGTTGCCGCGGTGCCGCACTGACACGACGTGCAGGCCGGGCGCGATGCCGTCGACCACGCGCGTCTCGGCGCCGGCCGCTGACGCCAGCCGTCCGGCGTAGGCGAGGTGCGAGACGGGAGCGGCGACGGCCGGATGCATGCGCCAGGACTGCGCGAGGAAGTACCCGTATGCGGGGTCGATGACGGACGAGCCGTCCATCACCCAGCCGAGCGCCGACGTGTCCACCGGCTCGGGGTGGACGCCCTGGCTCACCTGCGGCAGCTGCTGGGGGTCGCCGAGCAGCAGCAGCCGCTTCGCCCCGGCCGCGACGGCGATGGTGGATGCCAGCGAGAACTGTCCCGCCTCATCGATCACCAGCAGGTCGAGCCCTCGCCTGTCGACGCGACGGGTGTTGCTGAAGTCCCAGGCCGTCCCTCCGACGACCGCACCGCCCAGCGGATGCTCGGCGAGGAAACCGGCCATGCCGTCCTTGCGGATCACGGTGTAGCTGGGCGCTGCGGCATCCGGGTCCTTGGGCGCCTTCGCGACCTGCGTGGCGGGCACGCCATCGGCGACGACCCGCTCGAGCAGGTTCTCGACGATCGCGTGCGACTGCGCGACCACGCCGATGCGGAAGCCGTGCTCGCGCACGAGCCGCGCGATCACCCGTGACCCGGTGTAGGTCTTGCCGGTGCCAGGGGGACCCTGCACGGCCAGATAGCTGTCGTCGAGGTCGAGGATGCCGCGCACGATGGCGTCGATGGTGTCGTCGCCGGCTTCGGGGAGCCCGGCGCCCGAGAGCGTGCGCGGGGCGATGCGCCGAAGGATGTCAGTGGCGGCGCCTCGGGGGAAGTCCGGTGCCGCCTGATGCACCGCCCCCGCCCACTCCTCGATCGCCTGCTGCTGCGAGGCGACGCGCGGTGGGGCGGCCGGGGCGAGAGCAAGAGGCAGTTCATCCCAGATCTGGCCATCGATCGCGCGCTCGCGCACCACGTAGCCGTCGTCGAGAACCTCGATCACCTCCACGGCATGCGGCACATGGATCACCCGCGACGGGGCATCCGCCGCGAACGGCGTCGGCACGGCGTACAGGGCGAACGGACTGCCGCCGGCGCTGATCGTGCTGCCCGGTGCGATTTCGCCCCGCAGACGGATCACGCGGGTCTGCGAGCGCTGGCGCTCGCCCACACCCCAGTCCTCGTCGACCGAGCTCGCTCCTGCGTCGATGCGCAGCACGTCACGCGTGGACTCCCAGATCGAGAGCGGTTCGCGCAGCCGCTGGAAGTGTCCCTGCCAGAAGCTCTTCGCTTCGCGCGGGTAGTAGTCGATGGCGGCCGCCGCGACGCGGAACTCGGCGCCGCTGCGTCCCTCGTGCTCGGCACGCAGCGCCTCGGCCTGCAGGGCGAGCGAGAGCGGCGAGGGCTCGTACGCTGCGGTCTCGGGATCGTCCGGCGGCGCGGGAAGCACACCCTCCTGCTTGGCGAGGCCGATCAGCCAGTCGCGCAGCCGCCTGGTCGAGACGCAGTCGTACCGGTTGTAGTCGGCGAGGTCGTCGAGGATCCGCTGCCCATCGGCCTGCTGTCCGGTCTCGATCAGCCCTCTGGCCTGCACGTACTGAACGATCGAGTCGTCGCCCTTCTGCACGTCGCTGGTGCGCACCTCTTCGCCCATGTAC from Microbacterium sp. H1-D42 carries:
- a CDS encoding bifunctional RecB family nuclease/DEAD/DEAH box helicase codes for the protein MRALDAKLGRVPAVEEPEDATLARAAKLGDAYELAVLQNYLTEHSESVDGGAGVAVLPKVNSTDAEALASVVADTERALSTEATVIFQAAFSTPEFVGFADFLLRDADGRWRVQDSKLARTARATALMQLGAYVDQLDRLGIPRSDEVDLILGDGTISTHRVDDLLPLFHVRRARLRALIADRDADAGATGEPLAWGDDRGDLQITACGRCATCDEQVIGHRDLLMVARMRPAQRQRLRAAGITTIDDLAMASDAPQGMNYDAFAALRAQARLQVGVPVASDVPPFELISPNAIGLMPRPSHGDIFFDFEGDPLYTEPVADGENAQWGIDYLFGWTDNAEQYSALWAHTFADEKQALLDFLEFVKLRRQTHPDLHIYHYAPYETSHLAAMAARHGVGEADVDRLLREGVFVDLYPIVLRSVRIGSRSYSIKKLEPLYMGEEVRTSDVQKGDDSIVQYVQARGLIETGQQADGQRILDDLADYNRYDCVSTRRLRDWLIGLAKQEGVLPAPPDDPETAAYEPSPLSLALQAEALRAEHEGRSGAEFRVAAAAIDYYPREAKSFWQGHFQRLREPLSIWESTRDVLRIDAGASSVDEDWGVGERQRSQTRVIRLRGEIAPGSTISAGGSPFALYAVPTPFAADAPSRVIHVPHAVEVIEVLDDGYVVRERAIDGQIWDELPLALAPAAPPRVASQQQAIEEWAGAVHQAAPDFPRGAATDILRRIAPRTLSGAGLPEAGDDTIDAIVRGILDLDDSYLAVQGPPGTGKTYTGSRVIARLVREHGFRIGVVAQSHAIVENLLERVVADGVPATQVAKAPKDPDAAAPSYTVIRKDGMAGFLAEHPLGGAVVGGTAWDFSNTRRVDRRGLDLLVIDEAGQFSLASTIAVAAGAKRLLLLGDPQQLPQVSQGVHPEPVDTSALGWVMDGSSVIDPAYGYFLAQSWRMHPAVAAPVSHLAYAGRLASAAGAETRVVDGIAPGLHVVSVRHRGNATQSPEEAEEVVRIVRDLIGREYVDGMEDAAPRPLEQADIIVVAPYNAQKQLIHEQLMAAGYGGVAVGTVDNFQGKEAVVSITSLAASSGRDAPRGPEFLLLQNRLNVAISRAMSVAYLVHSPALLDDLPWTAEGVARLSAFAHLVGADRDSEVLAGVH